A section of the Streptomyces sp. CG1 genome encodes:
- a CDS encoding xanthine dehydrogenase family protein molybdopterin-binding subunit, with protein MTTVATGAPVRTPSVGTAHTRVEGRDKVTGAARYAGEVPFAGLAYGWLVLSTVARGRIRALDTEPVLGMPGVLAVLDHRNSPRVETDYTGLMGMRPDPTIAVFQHDRVPHLGWPVALVVAETSEQAREAAEALVVHYEAEPHDVEFGGEHPDAYPVDGHMPAVTEKGDLDAALASSAVVVDAEYTTPEEHHNPMEPHAATARWDGGRLEVIDSNQGATWVVGELANLFSLDPAAVRVRSEHVGGGFGSKGVRAHQVAAVMAATVLQRPVRVILTRRQMFSLAGYRSPTTQRVRLGADADGRLRALEHRSLSLTSTVHEFIEPSAGVARVMYDAGAHHTANRVVRLDVPTPTFMRAPGEAPGSFALEAALDELAEKCGIDPIELRLRNEPDKGPVSGLPFAGRNLAACFREGARRFGWADRDPRPGLRRDGRWLLGTGTAAASFPSGAAPSTATATAHPDGTFTVRISAADIGTGARTALTLVAADALQVAPERVRVRIGDSDFGPAMIAGGSMGTRSWSWAIKTAAGELLERLALGAGIPPEGITVRSDTAAAIGALAPAERHSFGAQFAEVAVDVTTGEVRVRRMLGIFAAGRIVNPLTARGQFLGGMIWGISMALHEEAVRDRASGGHVGADLAGYHVATHADVPRIEADWIEDTDPDDPVGIKGIGEIGIVGAAAAVANAVWHATGARHRSLPIRPDRVLSAAAGAPDA; from the coding sequence ATGACGACCGTTGCCACCGGAGCACCCGTACGGACGCCCTCCGTCGGCACCGCGCACACCCGTGTCGAGGGCCGGGACAAGGTCACCGGAGCGGCCCGCTACGCCGGTGAGGTGCCCTTCGCCGGCCTCGCGTACGGCTGGCTGGTGCTGTCCACGGTCGCCCGCGGCCGCATCCGCGCTCTCGACACCGAGCCCGTCCTCGGCATGCCGGGCGTCCTCGCCGTCCTGGACCACCGCAACTCCCCGCGGGTCGAGACCGACTACACCGGCCTGATGGGCATGCGCCCGGATCCGACCATCGCCGTCTTCCAGCACGACCGGGTGCCCCACCTGGGCTGGCCGGTGGCACTGGTCGTCGCCGAGACGTCGGAGCAGGCCCGGGAGGCCGCCGAGGCGCTCGTGGTGCACTACGAAGCGGAGCCTCACGACGTCGAGTTCGGTGGTGAGCACCCGGACGCCTACCCGGTGGACGGCCACATGCCCGCGGTGACGGAGAAGGGCGACCTGGACGCCGCACTGGCCTCCTCGGCCGTCGTCGTGGACGCCGAGTACACGACCCCCGAAGAGCATCACAACCCGATGGAGCCCCATGCGGCGACCGCCCGCTGGGACGGCGGCCGCCTGGAAGTGATCGACTCCAACCAGGGCGCCACCTGGGTCGTCGGCGAACTCGCCAACCTCTTCTCGCTCGACCCGGCCGCCGTCCGCGTGCGTTCCGAACACGTCGGCGGCGGCTTCGGCAGCAAGGGCGTACGCGCCCACCAGGTGGCCGCCGTGATGGCCGCGACCGTCCTGCAGCGGCCGGTGCGGGTCATCCTGACCCGGCGTCAGATGTTCTCGCTGGCCGGCTACCGCAGCCCCACCACCCAGCGCGTCCGGCTCGGTGCCGACGCCGACGGACGGCTGCGCGCACTGGAGCACCGCTCGCTCAGCCTCACCTCCACGGTGCACGAGTTCATCGAACCGAGCGCCGGGGTGGCCCGGGTGATGTACGACGCCGGTGCGCATCACACCGCCAACCGTGTCGTACGGCTGGACGTGCCCACCCCGACGTTCATGCGTGCCCCGGGCGAGGCGCCGGGTTCGTTCGCGCTGGAAGCGGCGCTGGACGAACTCGCCGAGAAGTGCGGGATCGACCCGATCGAGCTGCGCCTGCGCAACGAACCCGACAAGGGGCCTGTCTCCGGTCTGCCGTTCGCCGGCCGCAATCTGGCCGCCTGCTTCCGGGAGGGCGCCCGCAGGTTCGGCTGGGCGGACCGCGACCCGCGCCCCGGGCTGCGCCGTGACGGCCGCTGGCTGCTCGGAACGGGGACGGCGGCGGCCTCCTTCCCGTCCGGCGCCGCACCGTCCACCGCGACCGCGACCGCGCACCCGGACGGCACCTTCACCGTGCGGATCTCCGCGGCCGACATCGGAACCGGGGCCCGTACCGCGCTGACCCTGGTCGCCGCGGACGCACTGCAGGTGGCGCCGGAGCGGGTCCGCGTGCGCATCGGGGACAGTGACTTCGGACCGGCGATGATCGCCGGCGGTTCCATGGGCACCCGCTCCTGGTCCTGGGCCATCAAGACCGCGGCCGGCGAACTGCTGGAGCGGCTGGCCCTCGGCGCCGGCATCCCGCCCGAGGGGATCACGGTGCGATCCGACACCGCCGCGGCCATCGGTGCCCTCGCGCCCGCCGAACGCCACTCCTTCGGCGCCCAGTTCGCCGAGGTCGCCGTGGACGTCACCACCGGCGAGGTACGCGTGCGGCGCATGCTCGGCATCTTCGCGGCGGGCCGGATCGTCAACCCGCTCACCGCACGCGGGCAGTTCCTGGGCGGCATGATCTGGGGCATCTCCATGGCTCTGCACGAGGAGGCCGTCCGGGACCGCGCCTCGGGCGGCCACGTCGGCGCCGACCTCGCGGGCTACCACGTGGCGACGCACGCGGACGTACCCCGGATCGAGGCCGACTGGATCGAGGACACCGACCCCGACGACCCGGTCGGCATCAAGGGCATCGGCGAGATCGGCATCGTCGGCGCCGCGGCCGCTGTCGCCAACGCGGTCTGGCACGCGACCGGCGCACGCCACCGCAGCCTGCCCATCCGGCCGGACCGCGTCCTGTCGGCCGCGGCGGGAGCGCCGGATGCTTGA
- a CDS encoding XdhC family protein, whose product MLDLADELRRWTEEGRQFAVATVVAVGGSAPRGPGAALAVDSAGTVIGSVSGGCVEGAVYDLCLEALRTGTSMLERFGYSDEDAFAVGLTCGGTIEVLITPVAGPAATVLAPALSAAAGNEPAALARVARGPAELLGRALLVRSDGTYEGELGGHPDLDRTAAAEARALLEAGRTGTVDLSADGSHCPGGVTLLVESNVPPPHMIVFGAVDFAAALTRAGKFLGYHVTVCDARPVFATRDRFPDADEVVVDWPHRYLRRTGTDARTVLCVLTHDAKFDVPLLKAALRMPAAFIGAMGSRRTHEDRERRLRSEGVTEGELARLRSPIGLDLGARTPEETALSIAAEIVAVRRGGTGVPLTGSNTPIHRDSAAQGRSAAA is encoded by the coding sequence ATGCTTGACCTGGCCGACGAGTTGCGGCGCTGGACCGAGGAGGGCCGGCAGTTCGCCGTCGCGACCGTGGTGGCGGTCGGCGGCAGCGCACCGCGCGGTCCCGGCGCCGCCCTCGCCGTCGACAGCGCCGGCACGGTCATCGGCTCCGTCTCCGGCGGCTGTGTGGAGGGCGCGGTGTACGACCTGTGCCTGGAGGCGCTGCGGACCGGAACGAGCATGCTCGAACGGTTCGGTTACAGCGACGAGGACGCCTTCGCCGTGGGACTGACCTGCGGCGGGACGATCGAGGTGCTGATCACGCCCGTCGCCGGACCGGCGGCGACGGTCCTGGCGCCGGCTCTCTCGGCCGCTGCGGGGAACGAGCCGGCGGCCCTCGCCCGGGTCGCCCGCGGCCCGGCCGAACTGCTCGGGCGCGCCCTGCTGGTCCGGTCCGACGGCACGTACGAGGGCGAACTCGGCGGCCACCCGGACCTGGACCGGACGGCCGCGGCCGAGGCCCGGGCCCTGCTGGAGGCGGGCCGCACCGGCACCGTGGACCTCTCGGCGGACGGCTCGCACTGCCCCGGCGGTGTCACCCTGCTGGTCGAGTCGAACGTGCCGCCGCCGCACATGATCGTGTTCGGCGCGGTCGACTTCGCGGCGGCCCTGACCCGGGCCGGGAAGTTCCTCGGCTACCACGTGACCGTCTGCGACGCCCGCCCGGTGTTCGCCACACGGGACCGCTTCCCCGACGCCGACGAGGTCGTCGTCGACTGGCCGCACCGCTACCTGAGGCGCACCGGGACCGACGCCCGCACGGTCCTGTGCGTGCTCACCCACGACGCGAAGTTCGACGTACCCCTGCTGAAGGCGGCGCTGCGCATGCCGGCGGCGTTCATCGGCGCGATGGGTTCGCGCCGCACCCACGAGGACCGCGAGCGCCGCCTGCGGTCGGAAGGAGTGACCGAAGGAGAACTGGCCCGGCTGCGTTCGCCGATCGGCCTCGACCTGGGCGCCCGGACACCCGAGGAGACAGCCCTGTCGATCGCGGCAGAGATCGTCGCCGTCCGGCGGGGCGGGACGGGCGTCCCCCTGACCGGTTCGAACACGCCAATCCATCGCGACAGCGCGGCACAGGGGAGGTCGGCGGCCGCCTGA
- a CDS encoding FAD-dependent oxidoreductase, whose translation MERTTCCVVGGGPAGMVLALLLARAGVDVTVLEKHGDFLRDFRGDTVHPSTLALLDELGLAERFARLPQRRVRTVQLPVGAGRSNVTVGDLSVLPGPYNYVAMVPQWDLLDLLADEAGREPTFHLRMNTEATDFLIESGRVTGVRYRTSDGRTGELRALLTVACDGRGSLARARPELGLHGFTCPMDAWWFRLPRREGDPQGLVGAAGDHFLTAMIDRGDYWQCAGLIPKGTDTERRAAGLDRFLAQFAAAAPWMAGREHAVRSWDEVKLLDVRLDRLRRWHRPGLLCIGDAAHAMSPVFGIGINLAVQDAVAAARCLTGPLRRGTVSLRDVRRVQRRRLPTTVATQALQRTAHARFIAPVLQGRPPLGSASRARRVARLLAGSRWIRRIPAYFIAYGALRERPPAAAVRRQP comes from the coding sequence ATGGAACGGACCACGTGCTGCGTCGTGGGCGGCGGCCCCGCGGGCATGGTGCTCGCCCTGCTGCTGGCCCGCGCCGGCGTCGATGTGACGGTGCTGGAGAAGCACGGCGACTTCCTGCGCGACTTCCGTGGCGACACCGTGCACCCCTCCACCCTGGCGCTGCTGGACGAGCTCGGTCTGGCCGAGCGCTTCGCCCGGCTGCCGCAGCGCCGGGTGCGCACCGTCCAGCTGCCGGTCGGGGCGGGTCGCTCGAACGTCACGGTCGGAGACCTCTCGGTGCTGCCCGGTCCCTACAACTACGTGGCGATGGTGCCCCAATGGGACCTGCTGGACCTGCTCGCGGACGAGGCGGGGCGCGAACCGACGTTCCATCTGCGGATGAACACGGAGGCGACCGATTTCCTGATCGAGTCCGGGAGGGTGACCGGGGTGCGCTACCGCACCTCCGACGGCCGCACCGGCGAGCTGCGCGCCCTCCTCACCGTCGCCTGCGACGGCCGTGGCTCACTGGCCCGCGCCCGGCCGGAACTGGGACTGCACGGTTTCACCTGCCCGATGGACGCCTGGTGGTTCCGGCTGCCACGCCGGGAAGGCGACCCGCAGGGGCTCGTCGGCGCCGCCGGTGACCACTTCCTGACCGCGATGATCGACCGCGGCGACTACTGGCAGTGCGCCGGGCTCATCCCCAAGGGCACGGACACCGAGCGCCGCGCCGCCGGTCTCGACCGCTTCCTGGCCCAGTTCGCGGCCGCCGCCCCCTGGATGGCCGGCCGCGAGCATGCCGTGCGCTCGTGGGACGAGGTCAAACTGCTCGACGTACGCCTGGACCGGCTGCGCCGCTGGCACCGCCCCGGCCTGCTGTGCATCGGTGACGCAGCGCACGCGATGTCCCCGGTCTTCGGCATCGGCATCAACCTCGCCGTGCAGGACGCCGTGGCCGCCGCCCGCTGTCTCACCGGGCCGCTGCGCCGGGGAACCGTGAGCCTGCGCGACGTACGCCGTGTGCAGCGCCGCCGCCTTCCCACCACGGTCGCCACCCAGGCCCTCCAGCGCACGGCCCATGCCCGCTTCATCGCCCCCGTCCTGCAGGGCAGGCCGCCCCTCGGGAGCGCCTCCAGGGCCCGACGCGTGGCCCGGCTGCTTGCCGGGTCCCGCTGGATCCGCCGGATCCCCGCGTACTTCATCGCCTACGGCGCCCTGCGGGAGCGGCCACCTGCCGCGGCCGTCCGGCGGCAGCCGTAG
- a CDS encoding MarR family winged helix-turn-helix transcriptional regulator, translating to MSRTSGLHDHLGYWLRRLSDEVHSRFEAELARHDVTVSQWAVMAGVSHGHDTTKAVAAHMDIDPGAVSRLVDRLAAKGLIRREPDPASRRTVRLVLTDQGQALMPVLAELADRNDHHYFGSLDAGQRRQLEQWIRGLVGEAHPEAPPDRP from the coding sequence GTGAGTAGGACAAGCGGACTCCACGACCATCTCGGCTACTGGCTCCGGCGCCTGTCCGACGAGGTCCACAGCCGGTTCGAGGCCGAACTCGCCCGGCATGACGTCACCGTCTCGCAGTGGGCGGTGATGGCCGGCGTGTCCCACGGCCACGACACCACCAAGGCCGTGGCCGCGCACATGGACATCGATCCGGGAGCCGTCTCCCGCCTGGTCGACCGCCTCGCGGCCAAGGGCCTCATCCGCCGCGAGCCCGACCCCGCCTCCCGGCGCACGGTCCGGCTCGTCCTGACCGACCAGGGTCAGGCCCTCATGCCGGTGCTGGCCGAGCTGGCCGACCGCAACGACCACCACTACTTCGGCTCGCTCGACGCCGGTCAGCGCCGGCAGCTGGAGCAGTGGATCCGGGGTCTCGTGGGCGAAGCCCACCCCGAGGCGCCGCCCGACCGTCCCTGA
- a CDS encoding SRPBCC family protein translates to MSIKNSVTKTIGIDCPREQVFAFLADPANWPKWAVVNVQSIEPTDDPDWWRMSSPLGPARLGMRANAEFGILDHDFVDDTASWRVPARVVPNGDGAEFMITFHQPPSLGDAEFKEQIDLVDTELATLKKILETGRAGVTA, encoded by the coding sequence ATGAGCATCAAGAACTCCGTCACCAAGACCATCGGCATCGACTGTCCTCGCGAGCAGGTCTTCGCCTTCCTCGCCGACCCCGCGAACTGGCCCAAGTGGGCCGTGGTCAACGTCCAGTCCATCGAGCCCACCGACGACCCCGACTGGTGGCGCATGTCCTCCCCGCTGGGCCCCGCCAGGCTGGGGATGCGGGCCAACGCCGAGTTCGGCATCCTCGATCACGACTTCGTCGACGACACGGCCTCCTGGCGGGTACCGGCCCGCGTGGTCCCCAACGGAGACGGCGCCGAGTTCATGATCACCTTTCATCAGCCGCCGTCGCTCGGAGACGCGGAGTTCAAGGAGCAGATCGACCTGGTCGACACCGAACTCGCCACCCTGAAGAAGATCCTGGAGACCGGTCGGGCGGGCGTTACAGCATGA
- a CDS encoding aminobutyraldehyde dehydrogenase, whose translation MAEHPGLTTVLNHIDGKELPSASGATLQLIDPATALPHGTAPLSGSEDVDAACRAARQAFPGWSATTPATRQTALLRIADALEREAAAVADAEVRDTGKPRALFLADELPAIVDVLRYFAGAARNLPGAAAAEYTPGRTSMLRREPVGVCAQITPWNYPLMMAVWKIAPALAAGNTAVLKPSDTTPSSAALLARLAAGHLPPGVLNVVCGDRGTGRLLVTHPDVRLVAVTGSVRAGQEIAAAAAADLKRLHLELGGNAPVLVHEDADLDDAVEQLSRLSFYNAGQDCTAATRILVGHRIHDTFLDAFARRAAQRVPGTSEDAHADFGPLAGSAQLAAVQGMLKRLPAHAEVITGGTALDRPGYFHRATVVAGVRQEDEIVRSEVFGPVVTVQPFTDECEAIRMANAVPQGLAASVWTRDHDRAMRASRALHTGIVWVNTHGTTVSEMPHGGVRHSGYGSDLSLTGLLDYTQVKHVML comes from the coding sequence CTGGCTGAGCACCCCGGCCTCACGACCGTCCTCAACCACATCGACGGCAAGGAGCTGCCGTCCGCCTCCGGGGCCACCCTGCAGCTCATCGACCCCGCCACCGCCCTCCCCCACGGCACGGCCCCGCTCTCCGGCTCCGAGGACGTGGACGCCGCCTGCCGGGCGGCGCGGCAGGCCTTTCCCGGCTGGTCGGCCACCACTCCGGCGACGCGGCAGACCGCGCTGCTGCGCATCGCCGACGCCCTGGAACGGGAGGCGGCCGCCGTGGCGGACGCCGAGGTGAGGGACACGGGCAAGCCGCGGGCCCTGTTCCTGGCGGACGAACTGCCCGCGATCGTGGACGTGCTGCGGTACTTCGCCGGAGCCGCGCGGAACCTGCCGGGCGCCGCTGCCGCCGAGTACACGCCGGGCCGCACCTCGATGCTGCGCCGGGAGCCGGTCGGCGTCTGCGCCCAGATCACACCGTGGAACTACCCGCTGATGATGGCCGTCTGGAAGATCGCCCCCGCACTGGCCGCGGGCAACACGGCCGTCCTGAAACCGTCCGACACCACGCCCTCCTCCGCCGCGCTGCTCGCCCGGCTGGCCGCCGGGCATCTGCCGCCCGGCGTACTCAACGTCGTGTGCGGCGACCGTGGCACCGGACGACTCCTCGTCACCCACCCCGACGTCCGGCTGGTCGCCGTCACCGGCAGCGTCCGCGCCGGACAGGAGATCGCGGCCGCCGCGGCGGCCGACCTCAAGCGGCTCCACCTCGAACTCGGCGGCAACGCACCTGTCCTGGTCCACGAGGACGCCGATCTCGACGACGCGGTCGAGCAGTTGTCGCGCCTGTCCTTCTACAACGCGGGCCAGGACTGTACGGCGGCCACCAGGATCCTGGTCGGCCACCGGATCCACGACACCTTCCTGGACGCCTTCGCCCGCCGGGCCGCGCAGCGCGTACCCGGCACCTCCGAGGACGCGCACGCCGACTTCGGACCGCTGGCCGGCTCCGCCCAACTCGCCGCAGTACAAGGGATGTTGAAGCGCCTCCCGGCCCACGCCGAGGTCATCACCGGCGGTACGGCGCTGGACCGCCCCGGCTACTTCCACCGGGCCACGGTGGTGGCCGGGGTCCGGCAGGAGGACGAGATCGTACGCAGCGAGGTGTTCGGGCCGGTCGTCACCGTGCAGCCCTTCACCGACGAGTGCGAGGCCATCCGTATGGCGAACGCGGTTCCCCAGGGGCTGGCCGCGAGCGTCTGGACCCGCGACCACGACCGTGCCATGCGCGCGAGCCGGGCGCTGCACACCGGCATCGTCTGGGTCAACACGCATGGCACGACCGTCTCGGAGATGCCGCACGGCGGCGTCCGGCACTCCGGCTACGGCAGCGACCTCTCGCTCACCGGCCTGCTGGACTACACCCAGGTCAAGCACGTCATGCTGTAA
- a CDS encoding flavin monoamine oxidase family protein: protein MRHDVIVLGAGLAGLAAARDLAAAGTDVLVLEARDRVGGRVEQTRTPDGRTVQLGGEVVGRAHTAYLQLARELGLELVPSYVAEPGRITRATPEGLSAGDPPHWFGPGDLAQHEQLGREFGELAATVDPDDPWSHPEAAALDRLSVADWLRSCQASPAVVRLWEIGQLALAGGSYERVSLLAALRKSAAVPGTGDYDYDGWEGLRLAEGSATLAEVMGRELGPCIRLGSPVAALDVRPGHCTVRLVTGEVLTASAVVCALPVGPLRSVAVTGVSDARLGSLHRQRQATAAKFTAVYDRPFWRADGRSGLSEAEGVLGSTWPQNEGVLSALIPPERYGVLLGTPPHRRTPELLAEVAALFGDEALRPRACHLRLWGTDPWAQGYVTQWPPGEVMAVGPLHGSHEPPFYACGSDQWVAGYMEGAVRTGRAAAEEALRPG from the coding sequence ATGCGTCACGATGTGATCGTGCTCGGGGCCGGGCTCGCCGGCCTCGCCGCCGCCCGCGACCTGGCCGCCGCCGGCACCGATGTCCTTGTCCTGGAGGCCCGGGACCGCGTGGGCGGCCGGGTCGAGCAGACCCGTACGCCCGACGGCCGTACCGTGCAGCTGGGCGGCGAAGTGGTCGGCCGGGCCCACACCGCGTATTTGCAACTCGCCAGGGAACTCGGCCTGGAGCTGGTTCCCTCCTACGTCGCCGAACCCGGCCGTATCACCCGTGCCACCCCCGAGGGCCTGTCGGCCGGCGACCCACCGCACTGGTTCGGCCCCGGTGATCTGGCCCAGCATGAGCAGCTCGGCAGGGAGTTCGGTGAACTCGCCGCCACGGTCGACCCCGACGACCCCTGGTCGCATCCGGAGGCGGCCGCCCTGGACCGGCTGTCCGTGGCCGACTGGCTGCGCTCCTGCCAGGCCTCACCCGCCGTGGTACGGCTGTGGGAGATCGGCCAACTGGCCCTGGCGGGAGGATCGTACGAGCGCGTCTCGCTCCTCGCCGCGCTGCGCAAGAGCGCGGCGGTCCCCGGTACGGGCGACTACGACTACGACGGCTGGGAGGGCCTGCGGCTGGCGGAGGGTTCGGCCACCCTCGCCGAGGTCATGGGCCGTGAACTGGGCCCGTGCATCCGCCTCGGCTCACCCGTCGCCGCGCTGGACGTACGTCCCGGCCACTGCACCGTGCGCCTGGTCACCGGCGAGGTCCTCACCGCGTCCGCCGTGGTGTGCGCCCTGCCGGTGGGGCCGCTGCGGTCGGTCGCCGTCACCGGTGTGAGCGACGCCCGCCTGGGCTCGCTGCACCGGCAACGCCAGGCGACGGCCGCGAAGTTCACCGCCGTGTACGACCGCCCCTTCTGGCGCGCCGACGGCCGGAGCGGGCTGTCCGAGGCCGAAGGGGTCCTGGGCAGCACCTGGCCGCAGAACGAGGGTGTGCTGTCGGCGCTGATCCCGCCCGAGCGCTACGGCGTCCTGCTGGGCACCCCGCCGCATCGGCGCACCCCCGAACTGCTCGCCGAGGTGGCCGCCCTGTTCGGCGACGAGGCACTGCGGCCGAGGGCCTGTCATCTGCGGCTGTGGGGCACCGACCCATGGGCCCAGGGCTATGTCACCCAGTGGCCGCCGGGTGAGGTGATGGCGGTAGGCCCGCTGCACGGCTCCCACGAACCGCCGTTCTACGCCTGCGGCTCCGACCAGTGGGTCGCCGGATACATGGAGGGCGCCGTCCGCACCGGCCGCGCCGCCGCCGAGGAGGCACTGCGCCCTGGCTGA
- a CDS encoding YciI family protein, whose translation MTTEEDTMKYVLLLTRGAWQEEGSEQERAEVFGEIVEWFTKHRADGTIVEANQLREPGTATTVVVEEGRASMIDRPLLEAKEAIGGYAIVEVPDLDAALELAASFPVPDGKVEVRPIVER comes from the coding sequence ATGACGACCGAGGAGGACACCATGAAGTACGTACTGCTGCTGACCCGCGGTGCCTGGCAGGAGGAGGGCTCCGAGCAGGAGCGCGCGGAGGTGTTCGGCGAGATCGTGGAATGGTTCACGAAGCATCGCGCCGACGGGACGATCGTCGAGGCCAACCAGCTGCGTGAACCCGGCACCGCGACGACGGTCGTGGTCGAGGAGGGCCGCGCCAGCATGATCGACCGCCCGCTGCTGGAGGCCAAGGAGGCGATCGGCGGCTACGCGATCGTCGAGGTGCCCGACCTGGACGCTGCCCTGGAGCTGGCCGCGAGCTTCCCGGTGCCGGACGGCAAGGTGGAGGTGCGTCCGATTGTCGAGCGCTGA
- a CDS encoding RNA polymerase sigma factor, with the protein MSSADPVGAQATRSLIERVFREEAGRLTASLVRLLGDFDLAEEMVGDAVVEALRRWPSTGPPRRPGAWLLTCARNKALDRIRREARFQDRLPQLAARIEALPDSAEREPDDRLRLIFTCCHPALDPDAQVALTLRAVVGLTTAEIARAFMVPEATLAKRVTRAKRKIATAGIPYRAPEPEERAARLPQVMRVVYLVFNEGCFTTGGDLGVRRELVDDAEWLAALLAGALPKEPEPLGLLALIRLHAARWPARLDAGGRLVPLADQDRTRWDAQRIRSATGLIERAASLGRTGPYQIEAAITAVHCEAPSWKETDWPQLLQLYDMLLAVDPSPVVRLNRAVVVSHTDGPAAALAQVEALTDRLGRYHLFHATRAALLRDLGREAEAAEADREALRLTANPAERSLLTARLHGDDSTG; encoded by the coding sequence TTGTCGAGCGCTGACCCGGTCGGCGCCCAGGCCACCCGGTCACTGATCGAGCGGGTCTTCCGCGAGGAGGCGGGCCGGCTGACCGCCAGCCTGGTCCGCCTCCTCGGCGACTTCGACCTGGCCGAGGAGATGGTCGGCGACGCCGTCGTGGAGGCACTGCGGCGCTGGCCGAGCACCGGCCCGCCCCGGCGGCCCGGAGCCTGGCTGCTCACCTGCGCCCGCAACAAGGCCCTCGACCGCATACGCCGCGAGGCTCGCTTCCAGGACCGGCTCCCGCAGCTCGCGGCCCGCATCGAGGCCCTGCCCGACTCGGCCGAGCGGGAGCCCGACGACCGTCTGCGGCTCATCTTCACCTGCTGCCATCCGGCCCTGGACCCCGACGCGCAGGTCGCACTCACGCTGCGCGCCGTGGTGGGCCTGACCACCGCCGAGATCGCGCGGGCGTTCATGGTGCCCGAAGCCACCCTCGCCAAGCGTGTGACCCGGGCCAAGCGGAAGATCGCGACGGCCGGCATCCCCTACCGCGCGCCGGAGCCCGAGGAGCGCGCCGCACGGCTGCCCCAGGTCATGCGCGTGGTGTACCTGGTCTTCAACGAGGGCTGTTTCACCACCGGGGGAGACCTCGGAGTACGGCGCGAACTGGTCGACGACGCGGAGTGGCTCGCCGCGCTGCTGGCCGGCGCCCTGCCCAAGGAGCCGGAGCCCCTCGGCCTGCTGGCGCTGATCCGTCTGCACGCGGCCCGCTGGCCCGCCCGCCTGGACGCCGGCGGACGGCTCGTACCGCTCGCCGACCAGGACCGCACGCGCTGGGACGCACAGCGCATCCGCAGCGCCACAGGCCTCATCGAGCGGGCCGCCTCGCTGGGCCGGACCGGCCCGTACCAGATCGAGGCCGCCATCACCGCCGTACACTGCGAGGCGCCCAGCTGGAAAGAGACCGACTGGCCCCAACTCCTCCAGCTCTACGACATGTTGCTGGCCGTCGACCCCTCACCGGTCGTACGCCTGAACCGCGCCGTCGTCGTCAGCCACACCGACGGCCCGGCCGCCGCGCTGGCCCAGGTCGAGGCCCTCACCGACCGGCTCGGCCGCTACCACCTCTTCCATGCCACCCGCGCCGCGCTCCTGCGTGACCTCGGCCGCGAGGCGGAGGCCGCCGAGGCCGACCGCGAGGCCCTCCGCCTCACCGCCAACCCCGCCGAACGCTCCCTGCTCACCGCCCGCCTGCACGGCGACGACAGCACCGGCTGA